The following proteins are co-located in the Hevea brasiliensis isolate MT/VB/25A 57/8 chromosome 11, ASM3005281v1, whole genome shotgun sequence genome:
- the LOC110641656 gene encoding uncharacterized protein LOC110641656 isoform X5, with protein sequence MSKKEKEDERIERIIRGLLKLPENRRCINCNSLGPQYVCTTFLTFICTNCSGIHREFTHRVKSVSMAKFKAEEVSALQAGGNERARQLYFKEWDPQRNSYPDGRLRDFIKHVYVDRKYSGERRHERLPKLRLSDKEESRESRKLGLNCGHYKSPNYESRYDQKGRSHPGGISDDKSIKYYYDERRSPRYAQENSRYGGFKKSPVRFAVVDDRFRDDGAQSGRESANHRFSNKDGRFGSLSPDRKKSMDQSSSPVAQPVKDIPGQNAPAMQVGECSKATVRKDADGSTHNQISGSKGFIDGKTLEEKNQNLESLINFDSDCMPSNAATGPQTQENHQLSDGGNHKSNGPSTMQNASQVPKPNTLEFLLFELSVPSVETAGSVSEDSNKDNPPSTTSGGNMPMSGDISAAVPSGLMLTLLDNMGASTNATGGNVPIDVSPAVTPGQMLALSSSAGTSTIASGENMPNGNVSAAVPWGQISTSPNSAGLSISASGKSTPAGGISPAATVDQTLSLHDTFDSTTPSTTSLPVQPSDGAPSQAAPAIHGDSTFKAPNGKQVPSMQQHQLSEFPSADSKPSGQPTCTTTVGPPNNQLWTSLNVPNAQGPDSASAEFTHDVTKVAQESSSGVKSQQLPVETKSIGRKELPADLFTASYSPATGSIPGWQSALPYGMGFGMQYYPNAAPVVKYLNHAKSSNPFDLNDETTSVQVSPAALTNVSVPRNLLPSTSIDKNSLGLMATQAPSYASAMPLQSSSFASPTSGAYMGQQLHMNTQPSRPQGAAGAYDTDAHFGSQNITQQSSSGYPLPSAPNSLPSMGGNPFG encoded by the exons ATGtcgaagaaggagaaggaggatGAGAGAATTGAAAGGATTATTCGCGGTCTTCTCAAACTTCCTGAGAATCGAAGATGCATAAATTGCAATAGTTTG GGACCACAATATGTTTGCACAACTTTCTTGACATTTATTTGCACAAATTGTAGTGGAATACA TCGGGAATTTACACATCGAGTAAAATCAGTGTCAATGGCTAAATTTAAAGCAGAAGAAGTTAGTGCTCTTCAAGCTGGGGGAAATGAG AGAGCAAGACAACTTTATTTCAAAGAATGGGATCCTCAGCGGAATTCCTATCCTGATGGCAG GCTTCGCGATTTTATCAAGCATGTTTATGTGGACAGAAAATATTCTGGTGAGAGACGTCATGAGAGGCTCCCAAAGCTGAGATTG AGTGACAAGGAGGAATCCCGTGAGAGCAGGAAGCTTGGTTTAAATTGTGGTCACTATAAAAGTCCTAATTATGAGAGCAGATATGACCAGAAAGGAAGATCTCATCCTGGTGGAATCAGTGATGACAAaagtataaaatattattatgacGAAAGAAGAAGTCCTCGTTATGCCCAAGAAAATTCAAGATATGGAGGTTTCAAGAAAAGTCCTGTCCGCTTTGCAGTTGTTGATGACAGGTTTCGAGATGACGGTGCTCAAAGCGGAAGGGAATCTGCTAATCATAGGTTTTCAAATAAAGATGGCAGGTTTGGGAGCTTGTCACCTGACCGTAAAAAGAGCATGGATCAGTCCAGCTCCCCAGTGGCACAACCTGTTAAAGATATCCCAGGGCAGAATGCTCCGGCTATGCAAGTAGGTGAATGTTCTAAAGCAACTGTCAGGAAAGATGCTGATGGCTCTACCCACAATCAG ATTAGTGGCAGCAAAGGATTTATTGATGGGAAGACTTTGGAAGAAAAAAATCAGAATTTAGAGAGCTTGATAAATTTTGATTCTGATTGCATGCCCTCCAATGCTGCAACAGGACCACAAACACAGGAAAATCATCAGTTGAGTGACGGAGGCAACCACAAGTCTAATGGACCTTCCACAATGCAAAATGCATCACAGGTCCCAAAACCAAATACTTTGGAATTTTTGCTTTTTGAATTGTCAGTTCCCTCTGTTGAAACTGCTGGTAGTGTATCTGAAGATTCAAATAAAGATAATCCTCCATCAACTACATCTGGAGGCAATATGCCCATGAGTGGTGACATTTCAGCAGCAGTGCCATCAGGGCTGATGTTAACTTTACTAGACAATATGGGAGCTTCTACCAATGCAACTGGAGGCAATGTGCCCATTGATGTATCACCAGCTGTAACTCCTGGGCAGATGTTGGCATTATCCAGCAGTGCTGGTACTTCCACAATTGCATCAGGAGAAAACATGCCCAATGGCAATGTTTCAGCAGCTGTGCCTTGGGGGCAGATTTCAACATCACCCAATAGTGCTGGTCTTTCTATAAGTGCATCTGGAAAAAGTACTCCTGCTGGTGGTATTTCCCCAGCCGCAACTGTGGACCAAACATTATCATTACATGATACTTTTGATTCTACAACTCCATCTACTACTAGTTTGCCCGTGCAACCTTCTGATGGAGCACCTTCACAAGCTGCACCTGCTATTCATGGTGATTCCACTTTCAAGGCTCCAAATGGGAAACAGGTGCCCAGCATGCAGCAACATCAGCTTTCTGAATTTCCTTCTGCAGACAGTAAACCTAGTGGACAACCCACTTGTACTACTACAGTTGGACCTCCAAATAACCAG CTGTGGACTTCTCTGAATGTGCCTAATGCTCAAGGACCTGATAGCGCTTCTGCTGAATTCACTCACGATGTCACAAAAGTAGCCCAAGAATCCAGTTCTGGAGTTAAATCCCAGCAACTCCCAGTGGAAACGAAGTCTATTGGAAGAAAGGAACTCCCTGCA GACCTTTTCACTGCAAGTTATTCACCAGCGACTGGGTCAATTCCAGGTTGGCAAAGTGCTCTACCTTATGGCATGGGATTCGGCATGCAGTATTATCCTAATGCAGCG CCTGTGGTAAAATATCTTAACCATGCAAAATCAAGCAACCCATTTGATCTAAACGACGAAACCACTTCAGTACAAGTTTCACCA GCAGCACTTACTAATGTGTCAGTTCCAAGGAACTTATTGCCCTCTACCAGCATCGACAAAAATTCTTTAGGGTTAATGGCAACTCAAGCACCGTCTTATGCATCTGCAATGCCTCTACAATCTTCTTCCTTTGCATCACCCACATCTG GTGCATACATGGGGCAACAACTCCACATGAATACACAACCTTCTAG
- the LOC110641656 gene encoding uncharacterized protein LOC110641656 isoform X6, whose product MAKFKAEEVSALQAGGNERARQLYFKEWDPQRNSYPDGSNLHRLRDFIKHVYVDRKYSGERRHERLPKLRLTSLFGFLESLLHALYLKLFSFIKGSCALIQSDKEESRESRKLGLNCGHYKSPNYESRYDQKGRSHPGGISDDKSIKYYYDERRSPRYAQENSRYGGFKKSPVRFAVVDDRFRDDGAQSGRESANHRFSNKDGRFGSLSPDRKKSMDQSSSPVAQPVKDIPGQNAPAMQVGECSKATVRKDADGSTHNQISGSKGFIDGKTLEEKNQNLESLINFDSDCMPSNAATGPQTQENHQLSDGGNHKSNGPSTMQNASQVPKPNTLEFLLFELSVPSVETAGSVSEDSNKDNPPSTTSGGNMPMSGDISAAVPSGLMLTLLDNMGASTNATGGNVPIDVSPAVTPGQMLALSSSAGTSTIASGENMPNGNVSAAVPWGQISTSPNSAGLSISASGKSTPAGGISPAATVDQTLSLHDTFDSTTPSTTSLPVQPSDGAPSQAAPAIHGDSTFKAPNGKQVPSMQQHQLSEFPSADSKPSGQPTCTTTVGPPNNQLWTSLNVPNAQGPDSASAEFTHDVTKVAQESSSGVKSQQLPVETKSIGRKELPADLFTASYSPATGSIPGWQSALPYGMGFGMQYYPNAAPVVKYLNHAKSSNPFDLNDETTSVQVSPAALTNVSVPRNLLPSTSIDKNSLGLMATQAPSYASAMPLQSSSFASPTSGAYMGQQLHMNTQPSRPQGAAGAYDTDAHFGSQNITQQSSSGYPLPSAPNSLPSMGGNPFG is encoded by the exons ATGGCTAAATTTAAAGCAGAAGAAGTTAGTGCTCTTCAAGCTGGGGGAAATGAG AGAGCAAGACAACTTTATTTCAAAGAATGGGATCCTCAGCGGAATTCCTATCCTGATGGCAG TAATCTTCACAGGCTTCGCGATTTTATCAAGCATGTTTATGTGGACAGAAAATATTCTGGTGAGAGACGTCATGAGAGGCTCCCAAAGCTGAGATTG ACCTCATTATTTGGATTCTTAGAAAGTCTGCTGCATGCTCTCTACCTGAAGCTTTTCTCATTTATTAAAGGTTCCTGTGCTCTTATACAGAGTGACAAGGAGGAATCCCGTGAGAGCAGGAAGCTTGGTTTAAATTGTGGTCACTATAAAAGTCCTAATTATGAGAGCAGATATGACCAGAAAGGAAGATCTCATCCTGGTGGAATCAGTGATGACAAaagtataaaatattattatgacGAAAGAAGAAGTCCTCGTTATGCCCAAGAAAATTCAAGATATGGAGGTTTCAAGAAAAGTCCTGTCCGCTTTGCAGTTGTTGATGACAGGTTTCGAGATGACGGTGCTCAAAGCGGAAGGGAATCTGCTAATCATAGGTTTTCAAATAAAGATGGCAGGTTTGGGAGCTTGTCACCTGACCGTAAAAAGAGCATGGATCAGTCCAGCTCCCCAGTGGCACAACCTGTTAAAGATATCCCAGGGCAGAATGCTCCGGCTATGCAAGTAGGTGAATGTTCTAAAGCAACTGTCAGGAAAGATGCTGATGGCTCTACCCACAATCAG ATTAGTGGCAGCAAAGGATTTATTGATGGGAAGACTTTGGAAGAAAAAAATCAGAATTTAGAGAGCTTGATAAATTTTGATTCTGATTGCATGCCCTCCAATGCTGCAACAGGACCACAAACACAGGAAAATCATCAGTTGAGTGACGGAGGCAACCACAAGTCTAATGGACCTTCCACAATGCAAAATGCATCACAGGTCCCAAAACCAAATACTTTGGAATTTTTGCTTTTTGAATTGTCAGTTCCCTCTGTTGAAACTGCTGGTAGTGTATCTGAAGATTCAAATAAAGATAATCCTCCATCAACTACATCTGGAGGCAATATGCCCATGAGTGGTGACATTTCAGCAGCAGTGCCATCAGGGCTGATGTTAACTTTACTAGACAATATGGGAGCTTCTACCAATGCAACTGGAGGCAATGTGCCCATTGATGTATCACCAGCTGTAACTCCTGGGCAGATGTTGGCATTATCCAGCAGTGCTGGTACTTCCACAATTGCATCAGGAGAAAACATGCCCAATGGCAATGTTTCAGCAGCTGTGCCTTGGGGGCAGATTTCAACATCACCCAATAGTGCTGGTCTTTCTATAAGTGCATCTGGAAAAAGTACTCCTGCTGGTGGTATTTCCCCAGCCGCAACTGTGGACCAAACATTATCATTACATGATACTTTTGATTCTACAACTCCATCTACTACTAGTTTGCCCGTGCAACCTTCTGATGGAGCACCTTCACAAGCTGCACCTGCTATTCATGGTGATTCCACTTTCAAGGCTCCAAATGGGAAACAGGTGCCCAGCATGCAGCAACATCAGCTTTCTGAATTTCCTTCTGCAGACAGTAAACCTAGTGGACAACCCACTTGTACTACTACAGTTGGACCTCCAAATAACCAG CTGTGGACTTCTCTGAATGTGCCTAATGCTCAAGGACCTGATAGCGCTTCTGCTGAATTCACTCACGATGTCACAAAAGTAGCCCAAGAATCCAGTTCTGGAGTTAAATCCCAGCAACTCCCAGTGGAAACGAAGTCTATTGGAAGAAAGGAACTCCCTGCA GACCTTTTCACTGCAAGTTATTCACCAGCGACTGGGTCAATTCCAGGTTGGCAAAGTGCTCTACCTTATGGCATGGGATTCGGCATGCAGTATTATCCTAATGCAGCG CCTGTGGTAAAATATCTTAACCATGCAAAATCAAGCAACCCATTTGATCTAAACGACGAAACCACTTCAGTACAAGTTTCACCA GCAGCACTTACTAATGTGTCAGTTCCAAGGAACTTATTGCCCTCTACCAGCATCGACAAAAATTCTTTAGGGTTAATGGCAACTCAAGCACCGTCTTATGCATCTGCAATGCCTCTACAATCTTCTTCCTTTGCATCACCCACATCTG GTGCATACATGGGGCAACAACTCCACATGAATACACAACCTTCTAG